From Lolium perenne isolate Kyuss_39 chromosome 5, Kyuss_2.0, whole genome shotgun sequence, a single genomic window includes:
- the LOC127302551 gene encoding rab GTPase-activating protein 22, which translates to MKALRRSSTSTSPSNSSSPTAASSPPTSSWIHIRSLLVAAASSSSSAAAAAAAGTSVPALPSASAAAAAAPSSSSPAAASSSPRSDRGGIKSPWSRRKRKRVLSRQQWEGQFSANGKLRDGGKKVLKKVRSGGIEPGIRAEVWPFLLGVYDLNSSEEDRNTIKIKKRKEYEKLRRQCHHILNGYRGSGLKSINEVSNEECSGLGSSAEGSESPCFEDVNVEKTPGSLEELKPEHSEAEQPEITTCDEVVESMDEDTVELIDAYPCIAESESSDSESSDEDESVRISVCDEETCDPDPKFARSTSFKSDIFRSSRTSEDFATWQRIIRLDAIRANTEWISFSSSQAEVPKEKALQSAASVGLKDYDHLEPHMIYHAARLVGLLEAYAVYDPEIGYCQGMSDLLSPIIAVMEEDCAAFWCFVGFMRKARHNFRLDEVGIRRQLKTVSQIIKRKDSHLYKHLQKLQAEDCFFVYRMVVVLFRRELTFEQTVCLWEVMWADQAAIRAGIGRTTWGRIRLHAPPTDDLLLYAIAACVLQRRKLIIEKYSSMDEILRECNSMAGQLDVWRLLDDAHDLVVNLHDKI; encoded by the exons ATGAAGGCCCTGCGCCGATCCAGCACCTCCACCTCTCCGTCCAACTCCTCCTCGCCGACGGCCGCCTCGTCCCCGCCCACCTCCTCCTGGATCCACATCCGCTCGctcctcgtcgccgccgcctcctccagctcatccgcggcggcggcggcggccgccgggACCTCCGTGCCCGCCTTGCCGTCCGCTTCGGCCGCGGCGGCGGCAGCCCCGTCTTCATCCTCGCCCGCGGCGGCGTCCTCCTCCCCGCGCTCGGATCG AGGTGGAATTAAATCTCCATGGTCTCGAAGGAAAAGGAAGAGAGTACTTTCTCGTCAGCAGTGGGAGGGTCAATTTTCGGCCAATGGGAAACTTCGTGATGGAGGAAAGAAGGTTCTAAAGAAAGTTCGTAGTGGG GGTATTGAACCTGGCATTCGGGCAGAGGTTTGGCCCTTCCTACTAGGAGT ATATGATTTAAATAGTTCTGAAGAGGACCGGAATACCATCAAGATTAAAAAGAG GAAAGAGTATGAAAAACTGAGGCGGCAGTGCCATCATATTCTGAATGGGTACAGAGGAAGCGGGCTAAAGTCAATAAATGAAGTCAGTAATGAGGAGTGTTCTGGTCTAGGAAGTAGTGCTGAAGGATCAGAATCGCCTTGTTTCGAAGATGTCAATGTTGAGAAGACTCCTGGGTCACTTGAGGAACTGAAGCCTGAACACAGCGAGGCCGAGCAACCGGAAATCACTACATGTGATGAGGTTGTAGAATCTATGGATGAAGACACAGTTGAGTTAATTGATGCATATCCATGCATAGCAGAGTCGGAATCTTCAGATTCTGAATCATCGGATGAAGATGAGTCTGTAAGGATATCTGTTTGTGACGAAGAGACTTGTGATccagatcctaaatttgccaggaGCACTTCATTCAAGTCAGATATTTTTAGGTCTAGCAGAACCTCGGAGGACTTCGCCACATGGCAACGCATTATAAGGCTGGATGCTATACGGGCGAACACAGAATGGATTTCATTTTCCAGTAGCCAGGCTGAAGTCCCTAAAGAGAAAGCTTTACAGTCTGCAGCATCTGTTGGGTTGAAAGATTATGACCATTTAGAGCCCCATATGATCTATCATGCTGCTCGGTTGGTTGGACTTCTTGAAGCATATGCAGTCTACGATCCCGAAATTGGTTACTGCCAAGGTATGAGTGATCTCTTATCACCAATAATTGCAGTCATGGAGGAAGATTGTGCAGCATTTTGGTGCTTTGTTGGTTTCATGAGGAAAGCCAGGCATAACTTCAGGCTTGATGAGGTTGGAATAAGGCGGCAGCTGAAGACTGTCTCACAGATTATCAAGCGCAAGGACTCACACCTGTATAAACACCTGCAGAAGCTGCAGGCTGAGGACTGCTTCTTTGTGTACAGAATGGTGGTGGTTCTCTTCAGGAGGGAGCTCACCTTCGAGCAGACCGTGTGCCTCTGGGAGGTGATGTGGGCAGATCAGGCAGCCATACGAGCTGGGATTGGGAGGACCACCTGGGGAAGAATAAGGCTGCACGCTCCACCGACCGATGACCTACTGCTCTACGCTATCGCGGCCTGCGTCCTGCAGAGGAGGAAGCTGATAATCGAGAAGTACAGCAGCATGGACGAGATTCTGCGGGAGTGCAACAGCATGGCCGGGCAGCTGGACGTCTGGAGGCTGCTGGACGATGCGCATGATCTGGTTGTTAACCTCCATGACAAAATCTGA